From Halodesulfovibrio aestuarii DSM 17919 = ATCC 29578, the proteins below share one genomic window:
- a CDS encoding HD-GYP domain-containing protein, with product MTTDHSAASESFREAYYQIAKSILESFPKYRPPLDLFVFKDESATLETFCRKGQRLSNEQVDEIHSLCAAGSLFVARADHSVYFKHIVKQLDLVLVDENLKQSEVAEVIIQALTIRLEEFMDQPVRPMFEKLYKDVMVFTEFLSQDKFRIKLFMRRLITEEYALSSHSLNTAITGIWLFFETRKDFKRRDLDKAALALLLHDIGMSKVPSFILSKKEPLNRDERAKIIEHALQGGKVVHKLGFAFDEMVQAIMQHHERLDGSGYPNKLKGDDIGWFGRLTAVADSFSAMITDRNYAKAIPPAEAAVSLQKDDKRYDSKYASLLNAAYATNLF from the coding sequence ATGACAACTGACCACTCCGCTGCTTCAGAAAGCTTTAGAGAAGCCTATTACCAGATAGCGAAATCTATTCTGGAAAGCTTTCCGAAATACAGGCCACCACTGGACCTGTTCGTATTCAAAGATGAGTCTGCCACACTTGAGACCTTTTGCCGTAAGGGCCAAAGGCTCTCCAACGAGCAGGTAGATGAGATCCACAGCCTTTGTGCTGCCGGAAGCCTGTTTGTAGCCCGAGCAGACCATTCGGTTTACTTTAAGCACATTGTCAAACAGCTTGACCTCGTGCTTGTTGATGAAAACTTGAAACAGAGTGAAGTAGCTGAAGTTATTATTCAGGCGTTAACCATCCGCCTTGAAGAATTCATGGATCAGCCTGTACGCCCGATGTTTGAAAAGCTGTACAAGGACGTCATGGTCTTTACAGAGTTTCTTTCTCAGGACAAGTTTCGTATTAAGCTCTTCATGCGTCGTTTAATTACGGAAGAGTATGCGCTTAGCTCACACTCACTGAACACAGCGATAACCGGTATCTGGCTCTTCTTTGAAACCCGCAAGGATTTCAAACGCAGAGACTTAGACAAGGCAGCGCTGGCGCTCTTGCTTCACGATATTGGAATGTCAAAAGTACCTTCCTTTATCCTGTCTAAAAAAGAGCCGCTGAACCGTGATGAGCGTGCAAAAATTATCGAACATGCCCTTCAGGGTGGAAAAGTAGTACACAAACTCGGTTTTGCTTTCGATGAAATGGTGCAGGCAATTATGCAGCACCATGAGCGGTTGGATGGATCAGGATACCCTAACAAACTTAAAGGTGATGATATTGGCTGGTTCGGCAGACTTACTGCTGTTGCCGATTCCTTCAGCGCAATGATTACAGACCGTAATTATGCTAAAGCGATACCGCCGGCTGAAGCTGCTGTTTCCCTTCAAAAAGATGACAAGCGGTACGACAGCAAATACGCCTCCTTGCTTAATGCTGCGTATGCCACCAATCTGTTTTAG
- a CDS encoding efflux RND transporter periplasmic adaptor subunit, which yields MRKRTVIFLSVLITVLLISGAVWFISVQQKGSSIKVLQTVQVQRGSVSVQLKSTGIVQPQVGAVVKTGTRATGEIERMLVHVGDKVEKGVLIAKIDDREERAAYLIQEAALRQAQAELVNVNKTYPLQIEQAQATLNGSLAKRRYTYLTWQRRTALVATGVLEQASLDEAYQDYVVAVTQAKADKEALRLVEENYATAIINAVEAVASAQAELENANIQISYTEIYAPITGLVSQVTAQEGETVVAGLQVANLITILDPTRLEMLIYVDETDVGTVTSGMAVNFTVDAYPNVIFRGTVSQIYPEAVVQDNIVYYQALVPLSPETAIQLRPEMTTQCSIITKEIDSVLVVPNDAIKWVDGKKYIYIVDENDRATPVSPELGVMGENNTEIVSGIKEGDRVATRIIIPTTQTADDK from the coding sequence ATGCGTAAACGGACTGTTATTTTTTTATCTGTGCTTATAACCGTATTGCTCATTTCTGGAGCAGTGTGGTTTATCAGTGTGCAGCAAAAAGGCAGTTCAATAAAAGTATTACAGACAGTTCAAGTTCAGCGTGGCAGCGTATCGGTTCAACTCAAATCCACTGGAATAGTTCAGCCGCAAGTTGGCGCTGTTGTCAAAACGGGTACTCGTGCCACCGGTGAAATTGAACGCATGCTCGTCCATGTTGGTGACAAGGTTGAAAAAGGAGTACTCATTGCAAAAATTGACGACAGAGAAGAACGGGCAGCCTATCTGATTCAAGAAGCAGCGTTAAGGCAAGCACAGGCAGAGTTGGTTAATGTAAACAAAACCTATCCACTGCAAATAGAACAGGCACAGGCCACTCTTAACGGCTCTCTTGCAAAACGGCGGTATACGTATCTCACATGGCAACGCAGAACAGCACTCGTTGCTACCGGAGTTTTGGAACAGGCATCACTTGATGAGGCATATCAGGACTATGTTGTGGCAGTTACACAAGCTAAAGCAGACAAAGAAGCACTCCGCCTTGTAGAAGAAAACTATGCAACCGCCATTATTAATGCTGTTGAAGCCGTTGCTTCAGCACAGGCAGAGTTAGAAAACGCCAATATCCAAATCAGCTATACCGAAATTTATGCGCCAATCACCGGCCTTGTAAGTCAGGTAACCGCACAGGAAGGTGAAACAGTCGTAGCCGGATTGCAGGTTGCAAACCTGATTACCATTCTGGATCCAACCCGCCTTGAAATGCTCATCTATGTCGACGAAACGGATGTCGGAACAGTCACCAGCGGAATGGCGGTTAACTTTACTGTAGATGCTTACCCGAATGTCATTTTCAGAGGAACTGTTTCTCAAATTTATCCTGAAGCGGTGGTGCAGGATAACATTGTCTACTATCAAGCCCTTGTTCCGCTCTCACCAGAAACGGCTATCCAGCTCCGACCTGAAATGACCACTCAATGTTCCATTATTACCAAAGAAATAGACAGCGTACTTGTCGTCCCCAATGACGCAATCAAATGGGTAGACGGCAAAAAATACATTTATATCGTGGATGAAAACGACAGAGCAACGCCTGTTTCGCCTGAATTGGGTGTAATGGGAGAGAACAATACTGAAATAGTGTCCGGCATCAAAGAAGGGGATAGGGTTGCCACGCGGATTATTATTCCAACCACGCAAACAGCTGATGACAAGTAA
- a CDS encoding ABC transporter ATP-binding protein: MNKPVIETKGLTRTFLQGGQTINAIKPLDMVINHGELVAIQGTSGSGKSTLLHLLALLDRPTAGSYFLDGTDTAKMSDNEQSDARNRLIGIVFQNFYLIPYATAVENVMLPGLYRRGKQPRIRQRAEDLLESVGLGNRINFKPSSLSGGQQQRVALARAMFNNPPLLLADEPTGQLDTTTSNEILDLFEQINKTGKTIILVTHDPLTADTARRHITFKDGEVVSDKEQPATRKKDQRTVSNNK, from the coding sequence ATGAACAAACCAGTAATAGAAACAAAAGGCTTAACAAGAACATTTCTACAGGGCGGGCAAACTATTAATGCGATAAAGCCCCTTGATATGGTCATCAACCATGGTGAACTTGTTGCTATTCAGGGCACATCCGGTTCGGGAAAATCCACGTTGCTTCATCTTCTTGCACTACTCGACCGACCAACTGCCGGTTCATACTTTTTGGATGGTACAGACACAGCGAAAATGTCTGACAACGAACAAAGTGACGCTCGAAACAGGCTCATCGGAATTGTCTTCCAAAATTTCTATCTTATCCCTTATGCAACCGCCGTAGAAAACGTTATGCTCCCCGGTCTCTATCGACGAGGCAAACAGCCCCGAATCCGTCAACGCGCTGAAGACCTTCTGGAGTCAGTCGGGCTTGGAAACCGCATTAACTTTAAACCGTCCAGCCTTTCCGGAGGCCAGCAACAGCGTGTGGCGTTGGCCCGTGCAATGTTCAACAATCCACCGCTCCTTTTAGCAGACGAACCCACAGGTCAGCTGGACACAACCACAAGCAACGAAATTCTCGACTTATTCGAACAAATTAATAAGACCGGAAAGACCATCATCCTTGTCACACATGATCCACTTACGGCGGATACCGCTAGACGCCACATCACCTTTAAAGACGGGGAAGTAGTAAGCGATAAGGAACAGCCTGCTACCCGCAAAAAAGACCAACGTACAGTCTCGAACAATAAGTGA
- a CDS encoding glycine betaine ABC transporter substrate-binding protein has protein sequence MYKQIITLFFTVTLMVTAIPASAEKAPIRFAVPPWSGAMVKAEIATQILEAIGYTTATTPMDASEAYEALKNGDVDVFMSAWLPTQEMLLAPLLKNNSVHVAGANVEHARTGLCVPGYVSKKGVTSITDLAPSAAKFDSTIYNIEPTSGMYLVVDKYIHNDFEGLGSWKQKGTSIDNMLGNVIKAFKEKQWIVFSCWEPHWMNITLDMRYLKGVKGSEELIAENTINTLIRPELKTTYQTPYMILSRFKIDKLTQGKWTYDVSLKGQSVKETATSWIKGNLNVVRQWLGNLKVANGKRAVDIIETKF, from the coding sequence ATGTATAAACAAATTATTACACTATTTTTTACAGTAACACTTATGGTAACAGCTATTCCTGCATCAGCAGAAAAAGCTCCTATTCGATTTGCAGTACCACCATGGTCAGGTGCCATGGTAAAAGCAGAAATCGCCACCCAAATACTTGAGGCCATCGGCTATACAACCGCTACCACGCCCATGGATGCAAGCGAAGCCTACGAAGCTCTTAAAAATGGCGATGTTGATGTATTCATGAGCGCTTGGCTCCCTACACAGGAAATGCTGCTTGCCCCGCTATTAAAAAATAACTCCGTACATGTTGCTGGCGCCAACGTTGAACACGCTCGAACCGGCCTCTGTGTTCCGGGATACGTAAGTAAAAAGGGAGTCACTTCGATTACAGATCTTGCACCGAGCGCTGCAAAGTTTGACTCAACTATCTACAATATTGAGCCGACCTCTGGCATGTATCTCGTTGTTGACAAGTACATTCATAACGACTTTGAAGGACTCGGCAGCTGGAAACAGAAAGGGACATCAATAGACAACATGCTTGGTAATGTAATCAAAGCATTCAAAGAAAAACAGTGGATTGTGTTCAGTTGCTGGGAACCGCACTGGATGAACATTACACTTGATATGCGATATCTAAAAGGTGTGAAAGGCTCTGAAGAGCTTATTGCAGAAAACACCATCAACACACTTATACGCCCAGAGTTGAAGACTACATATCAGACTCCCTACATGATTCTTTCCCGCTTCAAAATTGACAAGCTCACACAGGGAAAATGGACATACGATGTTTCGTTAAAAGGACAGTCTGTAAAAGAAACAGCCACTTCATGGATCAAGGGCAACCTCAATGTAGTTCGCCAGTGGCTTGGAAATCTTAAAGTAGCCAATGGCAAAAGAGCTGTTGATATCATCGAAACAAAGTTTTGA
- a CDS encoding symporter small accessory protein codes for MLLGLGSIETALPYWLCILSTIGCIVYGIKNWNNAGTPDTVTAEVESIVQNCTDN; via the coding sequence ATGTTACTAGGACTTGGAAGTATTGAAACGGCCCTGCCGTACTGGCTTTGCATTTTATCAACAATTGGCTGCATCGTTTACGGAATTAAGAACTGGAACAATGCAGGTACGCCTGACACCGTCACAGCTGAAGTTGAATCAATAGTGCAAAATTGCACGGATAATTAA
- a CDS encoding sodium:solute symporter family protein: MAVKLITAMLYFVTVFYLGWRGWKETKGASDYMLAGRSVNPFIMAMSYGATFVSTSAIIGFGGVAAMFGMPLLWLAFLTIFVGVFIAMVFLGKRTRRMGLTLNCHTFPELLGKRYNSKFVQSFSGGIIFFFIPVYAAAVLTGICRMTEVSLGLPYEWMLIGITAILSLYVITGGMKAVMYTDAFQGTIMAAMMLFLLGYTYYLLGGVIPAHEKLTAMSHLMPQALQKGGILGWTQGSAQGTPLWLVIYTTLVYGVGIGVLAQPQLVVRFMTVSSDKELNRAVLYGAIFLLLTVFVIFVVGALSNAIFFDNFGKISIQMAGGNLDKIIPVFIERIMPPWFSAAFLLAMFAAAMSTLSSQFHIGGTSLAHDVSQVVLPTKRDAKQINQLGIVITILATLIWSWLLPPSIVARATAFFFGLTGAAFLPAYVFGLYWKGMTKSGAKVSMVGGFTVSMLWMLFIHKKEAVAIGLCKALFGKATLVADAAPGSTMFLLQWVDPNVVALPVSISIAIIVSLVSRSLAEDHIQLCWQNN; the protein is encoded by the coding sequence GTGGCCGTCAAACTTATTACTGCAATGCTGTACTTTGTTACAGTTTTCTATCTGGGCTGGAGAGGGTGGAAAGAGACCAAAGGCGCAAGCGACTACATGCTTGCAGGGCGCTCTGTTAACCCTTTTATTATGGCCATGTCATATGGTGCCACTTTCGTATCCACCTCAGCCATCATCGGCTTTGGCGGTGTTGCAGCAATGTTCGGTATGCCTCTGCTCTGGCTTGCCTTTCTCACCATTTTTGTGGGTGTTTTCATTGCAATGGTATTCCTTGGCAAACGTACACGGCGCATGGGGCTTACTCTCAACTGTCACACTTTCCCGGAGTTGCTGGGCAAACGGTACAATTCTAAATTTGTGCAGTCCTTTTCCGGCGGCATCATCTTTTTCTTCATTCCTGTTTATGCCGCCGCAGTGCTCACAGGTATCTGCCGCATGACAGAAGTATCCCTCGGTTTACCATACGAATGGATGCTCATCGGCATTACTGCCATCCTGTCTCTCTACGTTATTACTGGTGGTATGAAAGCCGTTATGTACACAGACGCATTCCAGGGCACAATAATGGCTGCTATGATGCTCTTCCTGCTCGGATATACATACTACCTGCTCGGCGGGGTCATTCCTGCACATGAAAAGCTTACAGCCATGTCGCATCTTATGCCGCAGGCGCTCCAAAAAGGCGGAATTCTCGGCTGGACACAAGGCTCCGCACAGGGAACCCCTCTCTGGCTCGTTATCTATACGACACTTGTGTACGGTGTAGGTATAGGCGTACTGGCACAACCCCAGCTTGTTGTTCGCTTTATGACTGTTTCCAGTGACAAGGAACTTAACCGTGCAGTGCTCTACGGTGCAATTTTTCTCCTGCTCACCGTTTTCGTTATCTTTGTCGTAGGCGCACTTTCAAACGCAATATTCTTCGATAACTTCGGAAAAATCAGCATCCAGATGGCGGGCGGCAACCTTGACAAAATTATTCCGGTGTTCATTGAAAGAATTATGCCGCCGTGGTTCTCCGCCGCATTCCTGCTTGCGATGTTTGCCGCTGCAATGTCGACCCTTTCAAGCCAATTCCATATTGGAGGAACTTCACTTGCTCACGATGTATCTCAAGTCGTCCTTCCAACTAAACGTGACGCCAAACAAATTAACCAGCTCGGGATCGTAATAACCATCCTTGCCACACTCATTTGGTCATGGCTGCTGCCGCCTTCCATTGTTGCACGCGCAACTGCGTTCTTCTTCGGACTCACAGGCGCGGCATTCCTTCCTGCATACGTCTTCGGACTCTACTGGAAAGGCATGACTAAATCCGGAGCAAAGGTATCCATGGTAGGCGGATTCACAGTATCTATGCTATGGATGCTTTTTATCCATAAAAAAGAGGCTGTTGCCATAGGACTGTGCAAAGCCCTCTTCGGCAAAGCAACTCTCGTGGCAGACGCAGCACCCGGCAGCACTATGTTTCTGCTGCAATGGGTTGACCCGAACGTAGTTGCACTGCCAGTGTCCATCTCTATTGCTATCATCGTGAGTCTGGTTTCGCGTAGTCTTGCAGAAGACCATATCCAGCTTTGCTGGCAGAATAATTAA
- a CDS encoding symporter small accessory protein: MLLGLGSFETALPYWLCIISTIGCVAYGIANWNNAGTPDTVNVESLVQESTDK; encoded by the coding sequence ATGCTGTTAGGACTCGGAAGCTTTGAAACTGCTCTGCCTTACTGGCTCTGCATCATATCAACCATTGGCTGTGTCGCGTACGGCATTGCGAACTGGAACAACGCGGGTACGCCGGACACTGTAAATGTTGAATCGCTGGTGCAGGAAAGCACTGATAAGTAA
- a CDS encoding sodium:solute symporter family protein, with amino-acid sequence MATKLITSLLYFGIVFYLGWKGWKETKNAGDYMLAGRSVNPFVMAMSYGATFISTSAIIGFGGVAAMFGMSLLWLAFLNIFMGIFIAMVFLGKRTRRMGLVLNCHTFPELLGKRYNSKFIQSFSGGIIFFFIPVYAAAVLTGICRMTEVSLGLPYEWMLVGITAILSLYVITGGMKAVMYTDAFQGTIMVAMMVFLLGYTYYLLGGVIPAHETLTSMADLVPAPLQKGGILGWTQGTKTGSPLWLVIYTTIVYGVGIGVLAQPQLTVRFMTVSSDKELNRAVLYGSIFLLLTIGVVYVVGALSNAIFFNQFGKISIQMAGGNLDKIIPVFIEKVMPPWFSAMFLLAMFAAAMSTLSSQFHIGGTSLAHDVSRNIMRSKNNLSASSISQLGIVATIIATLVWAWLLPPSIVARATAFFFGLSGATFLPAYVFGLYWKGMTKSGAKLSIVGGFTVSMLWMLFIHKKEAAAIGLCETLFGKVTLVTDAAPGSTMFLLQWVDPNVIALPISIAIAVGVSLVSRSLAKDHIQLCWQNC; translated from the coding sequence ATGGCCACCAAACTGATTACCTCACTGCTCTACTTTGGAATCGTCTTCTACCTAGGCTGGAAAGGATGGAAGGAAACGAAAAATGCCGGCGACTACATGCTCGCCGGACGTTCTGTTAACCCTTTCGTCATGGCTATGTCGTATGGTGCAACCTTTATCTCTACCTCTGCTATTATCGGATTCGGTGGCGTTGCGGCTATGTTCGGCATGTCGCTTCTCTGGCTGGCGTTCTTAAATATTTTTATGGGCATTTTCATAGCGATGGTGTTTTTAGGCAAACGCACCCGTCGCATGGGCTTGGTACTAAACTGCCACACGTTTCCAGAGCTTCTCGGTAAACGCTACAACTCAAAATTTATCCAAAGCTTCTCGGGCGGTATTATCTTCTTCTTCATTCCCGTGTACGCTGCTGCGGTTCTCACCGGTATATGCCGAATGACAGAAGTTTCTCTTGGCTTGCCATACGAATGGATGCTTGTTGGCATCACGGCTATCTTGTCTCTTTACGTTATCACGGGCGGCATGAAAGCCGTTATGTACACAGACGCATTTCAGGGAACCATCATGGTTGCTATGATGGTCTTTTTGCTGGGCTACACCTACTACCTGCTTGGTGGTGTTATACCTGCGCATGAGACACTCACATCCATGGCGGATCTTGTGCCTGCCCCGCTACAAAAAGGCGGAATCTTAGGCTGGACACAGGGCACAAAGACAGGCTCCCCACTATGGCTCGTTATATACACCACCATCGTATACGGCGTCGGCATCGGTGTTTTGGCACAACCGCAGCTTACAGTTCGATTCATGACTGTTTCCAGTGATAAAGAACTGAACCGTGCAGTGCTGTACGGCTCCATATTTCTTCTGCTCACTATTGGCGTAGTCTACGTTGTGGGAGCACTCTCTAACGCAATTTTCTTTAACCAGTTTGGCAAAATCAGCATTCAGATGGCTGGCGGCAACCTCGATAAAATCATTCCCGTTTTTATTGAAAAAGTAATGCCGCCTTGGTTCTCTGCCATGTTTCTGCTGGCTATGTTTGCCGCAGCCATGTCCACACTCTCCAGCCAGTTCCACATTGGTGGAACCTCTCTTGCGCATGATGTTTCAAGAAACATTATGCGAAGTAAAAACAATCTGAGCGCTTCATCCATCAGCCAACTCGGCATTGTTGCTACTATTATTGCTACTCTTGTGTGGGCATGGCTGCTTCCTCCTTCCATTGTTGCACGCGCAACAGCGTTCTTCTTTGGATTAAGCGGAGCGACCTTCTTACCGGCATACGTCTTCGGACTTTACTGGAAAGGTATGACAAAATCCGGAGCCAAGCTCTCCATTGTGGGAGGATTTACCGTTTCTATGTTGTGGATGCTGTTCATCCACAAAAAAGAAGCTGCGGCTATAGGCCTGTGCGAAACACTGTTTGGAAAAGTAACGCTTGTTACAGATGCAGCACCGGGCAGCACAATGTTTCTCCTCCAATGGGTTGACCCGAATGTCATCGCGCTACCGATATCCATTGCAATTGCTGTCGGCGTAAGTCTTGTTTCCCGCAGCCTCGCGAAAGACCATATCCAGTTATGCTGGCAAAATTGCTAA